The Ranitomeya imitator isolate aRanImi1 chromosome 3, aRanImi1.pri, whole genome shotgun sequence genome has a window encoding:
- the THSD1 gene encoding thrombospondin type-1 domain-containing protein 1 — translation MRLSSFSCLSMLLLWDSVFSEPGSLLLKQSLHTALSRSPVYVDFSIHGNYSVTNVSVNLLDVKSNQIITSKELPANQSQGDLEFECIHFISAGLYQFQMSLEAENDSSITVMSSLLNVTWPIFHIDLNRTAKDTLRSFQIGVFTNEQLCSGFRHREPILLLEVEHTHSFQEIEEPSADRFMLYKTYKEVLLSSSQWVEFECASVRPEAFITVSLKTMLSEFVIAYLGPVDLVKTFKYKLVTVMEKKCDTSMAISIIAPPCNYAEGKLIVYKESPRVPGEGVTILAESALQEGEKSSHFNCTLFEIGKNKYCFEFLMSSGGTLSYSVPRAKQCVEIRREIETWSLWQSWSPCSVTCGDGHRERYRSCLSSSPVNAQCNGNTKERSLCSLEDCLSVKPSSKSTTNTNEDTKTSNTVTITGISLCLFIIFITIVITVWRRFTKVGKCSTAARHSSSHSVNCRKNSDEENIYQVRESLSDAGDGQQESMDEEVNIPLNYRQGTRGTEDEKMAENDCTQANSQKLIPPIFGYRLAQQQLKEMKQKGLTEATKVYHVSQNPMADTAVDVSLAPPLVTENLEEMAANKFRIQSPFLEAKNNYIRNASERHSPKSLFPPTQGPSQTLPKISHVRNSDAKGRHDRGYQKNSNFRRTCSFHETKHIKPYRERSLTSLSPRHTMVYNSRGKMWEYSTADRLKYKPTRSPENLTRGISFPLDATAQSPKSQYLRPEESKPDLVSSRYTAGKAKPERSEQNRMRKGPSPVEKSWNRGQDVSPSPKDNYQRSHVHSPTRYRREKCQSFPWGTDYSFYDNSTFRLTEAEQQMLDLPGYFASNEEDETSTLSIERLVL, via the exons ATGAGACTGAGCAGCTTCTCTTGCCTATCTATGCTTCTTCTCTGGGACTCTG tTTTCAGTGAGCCTGGCTCTCTTCTTCTCAAACAATCTCTCCACACTGCCTTAAGTAGATCTCCAGTCTATGTGGACTTCAGCATACATGGCAATTACAGCGTAACAAATGTTTCAGTAAATCTTCTGGATGTAAAGAGCAACCAAATAATTACGAGTAAAGAGCTTCCGGCAAATCAGTCACAGGGTGACCTGGAATTTGAGTGTATCCATTTCATTTCAGCCGGACTCTATCAGTTTCAAATGAGTCTGGAGGCAGAAAATGATAGCTCAATTACTGTCATGAGCAGCCTCCTAAATGTCACCTGGCCAATTTTTCATATTGACTTGAACAGGACAGCGAAAGACACACTGAGATCTTTCCAGATTGGTGTCTTCACTAATGAACAGTTATGCTCCGGATTTCGCCATCGGGAACCCATACTTCTCCTGGAGGTTGAGCACACGCACAGCTTTCAGGAGATAGAGGAACCAAGTGCTGACAGATTCATGCTGTATAAGACGTACAAGGAGGTCCTATTGTCCTCTTCTCAGTGGGTAGAGTTTGAATGTGCATCTGTACGACCTGAAGCTTTCATTACAGTGTCCCTTAAGACCATGCTTTCGGAGTTTGTCATTGCTTATTTGGGGCCTGTCGACCTTGTCAAGACTTTTAAATATAAACTAGTTACCGTGATGGAAAAAAAATGTGATACCTCCATGGCCATTTCCATTATAGCCCCTCCATGTAATTATGCTGAAGGGAAACTAATTGTCTATAAAGAATCGCCCAGAGTCCCAGGAGAAGGTGTCACGATATTAGCAGAAAGTGCTCTACAAGAAGGAGAGAAGAGCTCTCACTTCAACTGCACCTTGTTTGAGATTGGGAAAAATAAATACTGCTTCGAGTTTTTGATGTCTTCTGGTGGCACTTTGAGCTATTCGGTGCCACGAGCCAAGCAATGCGTGGAAATTCGGAGAGAAATAG AGACATGGAGTCTGTGGCAGTCATGGAGCCCCTGCAGTGTCACTTGTGGTGATGGCCACAGAGAACGGTACAGAAGTTGCCTTTCATCATCACCTGTAAATGCTCAATGCAATGGGAACACAAAGGAGAGATCCCTCTGCTCTCTAGAGGACTGCTTGT CAGTGAAACCTTCAAGCAAATCTACCACAAATACAAATGAAGACACCAAAACAAGCAATACAGTTACTATCACTGGTATTTCTCTCTGTCTCTTCATCATCTTCATCACCATTGTCATCACAGTCTGGAGGAGGTTCACTAAGGTGGGCAAGTGCAGTACGGCGGCCAGACACAGCTCTTCTCATTCAGTCAACTGTCGTAAAAACTCAGATGAAGAAAATATCTACCAAGTGAGGGAAAGCTTATCGGATGCAGGAGATGGTCAACAGGAAAGTATGGATGAAGAAGTCAACATACCGTTAAACTACAGGCAAGGCACACGTGGGACGGAGGATGAGAAAATGGCAGAGAATGACTGTACACAAGCAAACAGTCAAAAATTAATACCACCCATCTTTGGTTATCGTCTTGCCCAACAACAGCTGAAAGAGATGAAACAAAAAGGTCTCACGGAAGCCACTAAAGTGTATCACGTCTCTCAGAACCCAATGGCAGATACTGCAGTAGACGTTTCACTGGCTCCTCCGCTGGTCACTGAGAACTTAGAAGAAATGGCAGCAAATAAGTTTAGAATACAGTCTCCATTCTTAGAAGCAAAGAACAACTATATCCGAAATGCCAGTGAGAGGCATAGCCCAAAGTCTCTCTTTCCACCAACACAAGGCCCAAGTCAAACGCTACCTAAAATATCCCATGTTAGAAACAGTGACGCTAAAGGAAGACATGACCGAGGTTATCAAAAAAATAGCAACTTCCGAAGAACTTGTAGTTTTCATGAAACCAAACACATTAAGCCCTATAGAGAAAGAAGTCTGACATCCCTATCTCCAAGGCATACCATGGTGTATAATTCAAGGGGCAAGATGTGGGAATACTCCACAGCTGACAGACTTAAGTATAAACCAACAAGAAGCCCAGAAAACCTGACACGAGGAATCTCTTTCCCTCTTGATGCTACTGCGCAGTCGCCAAAAAGTCAATATCTGCGGCCAGAAGAGAGTAAACCTGATTTAGTATCTAGCAGGTACACTGCTGGTAAAGCAAAGCCAGAGAGGTCAGAGCAAAACCGAATGCGGAAAGGTCCTTCACCGGTGGAGAAGTCCTGGAACCGGGGTCAGGATGTCTCTCCTTCCCCTAAAGATAACTACCAACGTAGCCATGTTCATAGTCCAACACGCTACCGGAGAGAGAAATGTCAGAGTTTTCCATGGGGTACTGACTATTCCTTCTACGATAATTCAACATTTAGGCTTACAGAAGCCGAGCAACAGATGCTGGACCTACCTGGATATTTTGCCTCTAATGAAGAAGATGAGACAAGTACTCTAAGCATTGAAAGACTGGTCCTCTGA